From Pseudochaenichthys georgianus chromosome 15, fPseGeo1.2, whole genome shotgun sequence:
acttttctgtttattttattttactatatttagccagaagaggaacactacagcttggaaacacttactgttcctaaaattctcaaatctgttgggcatcagggacctgaggcaattgtggcaagcatggcattgtctgaggagcaacagagggcaattcaggtggctacactggtcagcgaaccaacccaaactggcatttgttcaggaaaggaaggttgactgccagcaacgttggagctgtcctgaggtcaaagcgtgtgactgcttcccttattgccagggtgctagggcaacaacaggcccttggtggtgttttgtctgtacagtgggggactatgaatgaatgtgagggcgtcagggcattcaccactgcaacccagatgcaggtccatgagtcaggtttgtggctctcccaatcaggagtgttgggggcatctccagatggtctggaagggtctcccgctgtgctggaggtaaagtgtccctacggagccagggaaatgacaattagtgaagcattgcaagtcaagggcttctgtgtcagtaaggaagagaaacattcagcctgcgtgaggagcatccttactggcaccaagtgcaaggtcagcttcacctcactgcaagaaagaagaagaaattgtgaatcgtttttaatttacatttactcgcctttgcaatgttgtggttgttagagtgttaccccctaaacgcaccaggagcgtctgcgccgcgttacgttgcggctgcgccacgctgcgacctcctcctgcgacctaacacaccaggcgcgtttcaaaacgttgcggaagcggagcgtcgtgtgtgcagcctcgcagttcttaattaactttaaaacattaatatgtagttgttaccttccactccacaaactgcagcgactaaaaaccaggccttgtcctttctgatgttgtccttgtaaaaagcattggttacatcgtatacaatggtgtgtttctccacttccattatgaactcctcgtcgtccattgtgcgtatcgtagtggaggtgttgtgatgaaggaggggggtctgctaaattagtatatacgcgggatgggcctggcccggatgctcacctttccacttcctgcgaggggggggctgcctgtccgaccttacagctgcgccgcggcaaaaataggattcatcctaattttagagaagcgctgcgccgagccgcttctgggacgcgtctgagacGCGTCTgagacgtaacgcggcgcgtgtggtggaatagcacccattgactagagtggccgcgatccttacgaccgccgcggcgcagccgtaacgcggcgcagccgtaacgcggcgcagcgcagacgctcctggtgcgtttagggggttaggcttcctgtcagctcgtctgttgggaagatataaaatattagtttcatggaagtcacatcgtcacaaataagagcattaagacatacagtacataggctaaaacataacatctaaagatataaccttgcactttgtctcgtgaacattttcactattttgacatttttatagatcaaaattgaactaaagaaataaaggtagattaatccatattgaaaataggtgtcagctgctacactaattataatagttatatttcttaattaattaagatattactgtattgatcccaattggggaaatgtttgtgttgcagcagcataacaagaaaaacaaaatataagttattatatatacaaaagtatgttagggatggaatattaaattgaatataaatgtaaaatgtacatgtgatgttacgtccaagagaagctatggagcagagagttctctgccagccagaggtgatttgttattagttcaatatgtcaaactgatttccctgactacaatctttagttacatggtgaaacgttatgctgcttgtactaattagacttatcatataagccacacaggttttaataggatgtattcattatctttacttattttgcggtcttttcagcagtgccatctctaaaacggcgatacactacccatcatttacatttcaccgtgacatggacaacaatgtaacgtcagcttacctcatggcacgaatccagactctcctttggaaaacattggccgggaaacgatagaacgagcacgtttcatgcgaagacctgtggctgcaacccggagcaaagcaacaaaccattgcgtagctaactagtagcgctagctttagctaacgttagccaatgaaacgaactgccgagtaaaattggaaaacactggcaattaattgttctataatttataaaactacggtgttaaaaatgaccatttcaaaaatagagattctaatggtaagatatagatatacagatactaaagagactacagataggctactaaagataggcaggtacttgctttcaagcagaacacaggggaaaacaaacttagcgggagtgtttacgtgtgtaggcgtaatgacgtacaacggactcgaccatttctgtagtcctattcagccactcggtaacaaccatcgtttttcagacacgtaaactcttcacaaatcaccagtggggtcactgctgatgtatctactgtcgtagaacaaaacctgatttatctcttaaatttgtgtcaaccacagaccttatttcgagctattttccaaaaccctatggagaaaatacattgcttttttgacgaaggaaccggaagtgctaaaaatgctaacttacttccgggttttaggacgcgtcactgcggttctctatatgatgccagtataaacaaggtcttctgtcggctctgtacatcaatgccgacctatgctgacaagtaagtgaagagtagacaatataaaggtattggcaaaatgtcccagcagtttaggataatgaaggttctaatcaaatctattATAGCCATTACAtatctaactcctaatgacaggaaggcagaaagcgcattatacaaataataataatagcagacattttttaacaatgaccacaatatcattattttaataaaccaaatatgaacgattgaggaaaatgaggaagaactgatgattcaaatgttgtagtacaagtagtaatgtagttagtgtatacattactattgcaacaaatgtgttcattttcttcattattagtcgatttttttttttggacgaatgctccgagCCAGTGgctacaatggtggggccagtgataatacaagtccaccggcccagaggtagacattatttacccttaatgtctaccgctagtaattgtctgtttgttggaaagacagtagttgagtgattactgagagaaaattattagaagagataattattcaaagtgttgttactttaaagtgttgttactgacttttttcacttttatttcctttccctcacctgtaactgctgagaccctgaggaacatgcacactgacctgctctggcaacctgatttccactgtacgtaatagtatttggttatggtatattatttatatacatcaaaggcacaatgcaccccccagagacacacatgtattgagtgtgatattttgcataggtcaagtgaaatcatctttacacagtagaaaactgtaggagtggcaacttgttttgaaattgaatttttaatatccgaaaatgaagttgatctgttttctttattcttctctcttcccagctccatccatcaccgtgctctgttcctgcaggtcctgcttgctaatcaatgctttatttttttacacaattacaaataaagtcaatgtattgtatgacatgaagttgtgcttcattcggagtcaataataaatccattctgccttcaactgcacaatgactgtggactgcaccgacatccatgtagctgccccccagtaagatgaaccaagcaaagagggtcgccatcatgcccaaggacatccagctggcccgccgcatccgcggagagagggcttaaactgacctgagaccagcacacccaaatacaacggctcttttaagagccacctacagtttcaaagagtagcaatcctacgttattataatgattaaactggttcatgtatcacttagtttactgaaccgtgatgaatgaaagaaatgagtgaggtagtggtttacagaagttacaaagacattaatatatgagtaacaggtcagtgtaaacacaagcttctgtcaattatggatcattaaaactatatacaaataatatgtaataaagttctaaaataagtattcggtatattccttgatagcttttggagaaggttgtttttaagtttactaaaatctatcgtttcaactgtttcactttataaaaaggaacaggtgagtagagcattattgagtttcttattctgtcagtaaattatccaaatgaaatgtttatcattattttagtcaaccctaaacaaattgattgtacctttttaataatgaccttacatggtcgccaaagttaaattaacttcagaaaatcaaatcaattatatatatatatatatatcctatatacaccatcatgtataatgatggtggacacttcactgtctggatggcagcttgctggtctctgctcagtcgcattgaggcaagcattgcctcaagcccccgacccccatgccccttcaccagctccggctcggtgacaatggcctgatgttgaggccgcggctctggctcaggtgacaaaagccatgccatgccacactgtgcgcccctcagtgcagacctgaaccagtctacatcctgagtggcgatgtctctggccagtgggttgtatgtctcctctcactgttggtaaagttgagacaccggctggactactttggaagtgccaggcttcctccactggcactcaacatctgtggagctgatctgccacatggcacatattgccaatgctgcagcgtggctgcatttgtacatcccccgtgcacaatcacagacagcgctctgcatcgtgccatcgtctcccatgcagatctgtacaaataaagtaagtaccatgtttgttagcatgctataatagcttgaatgagcaataatacaaggatggtccggatctgggggtgggaggggttatttttccatagttttgtcctcttgtctgattgttgttgttgtttgttttttctgtattttttgtaatgtgtgttgtactggttgtgattgtacattgtatttttctaaatgtgtatgaatacatttttgaaaaacatttgatcaacaataaaaaaggatttggtcaggatctagactcagtgtgtagtttattaattaatcaatgctctctacattaggaaaacacataccagtgtaccgtcacgcacagctgtgcctggataaccaaacaaatggacaagataaccaaaacccttgaatctacacacagcaaataaactcaaatgacacaacgagatgtaaaaggagatcacacatacagtatagtcgatataaaactggccgcttcaatctgaagagcaactaaaacaaaacacgggagtttaccttgttcttgtgaacactaatgttatccacacagcatacacagagaccacgaagttcttaaggagaaaactagttcctgaaacaaaacacgttagtgtaccttgttagctaatgttagctagctgactttaacgttacacattacactcatattactcaccgaaaccttgtaaagccggtcccgctgctcttacagaaccgactacctcccctttcgtgtatgtacagctctcaacgtgtccagacttgtagtgatgttcacctagttttatacttttattctcattctgaaagaaacaggtgaaatttgctaacgtgacggccgtctttgtgatggtgacgcgtattgtgcgagactagagacctgtagttcactcagcggtttcacacaaaaaaatgtgtaacttcacagttttacgacacattttaatttttttgacttgcaaaatattcttttaaattgacaaacatcatatgtgtcattcatggcacaattcaaacgggatcaaaagataacctttctctctccattgacttcaatgtataattttacgcttccggggtcccatggaggctcccggaaagggagggacttcgcctctctatcgaagtctcagtgggagaatgcttgcggggtaagagagtacccatagagtccagtagagagcggagcctgtgagagttATAACTCGTCCGATTTAGACTTATAATATCTACCAGCTTCTCAATTATGTCAttgtacatacagtatgtagcTCTGACATGCTAATTAATGAAGACAACTAATTTCCTTTGGCTACAAACACCAGTGGCAACTATCAACAATGACAGACCAAACCAAACCAAACCAGAATTAGTAGAAAAACAATTAAGAAATACAGTATGTGTATTCTATAGCTCCACACTTTGAATGTTATTGGCCTAACTTTTCATTCAGTTTTTCCTTTGGGTCTAATCCATACCACAGAACATCCTGATCCACTGCTGcccaggccattcactttgtgcTAAATGTTGCTGCCCACTGTCCTGACGGAGAAACGACTATAGCGCCTCCTACACCATGGACACGGTCTCCCATGTACTGCAGAGACAACTGGGAAGAATCTGCTAGAGATTTACCTGTGAGAAAATATGGAAATCAATGGAAAATTAATATTCAGGAAATCAATGTGTGGTCATGTCCTTTAACAAGTGTGTCCATGTTCCTGCTGCCATTGTCAAAACAAATCAGACCTTCTTAAAACTTGCAAACCATTGTCAATGAAAGCCAGAATGTACAGCTAAAATTACATCAAAGTGGGACCTCATAGTAAACAGGACAATAAGACCGTATTTCATTATTTGAGTCCCGCACTATCTAACTTTTCCTCATTTGCCTTTGGTCTAAATTATAGGCTTgttctaactaactaactaactaaacaaactcTAATAAACAAGCTCATTTAATAACTGCAGCCATAGTTATAATGACTACGTTTACATCAAATCAAGACCAGATAAAGTCCGACCCATATGTGGCctgtcttaaaggtggggtaggtaagtttgagaaaccagctcgagtgcgctagaatttgaaagtacacaaccggaaaaaatctgccacttccttacagagcccctcctccaacacacacgaatgcgcacatgaccaatgagggcacgagttaagtttgtgcacagatggatggcaggtaggccatccagttattttagccaggccggctaaaatgattggtagtgctttttacagtactacggcttccacagatgacatttttgtatggattttttgtcaaagcacttcagatattcattgctatcgggatgttaagagcattccatggaatataacaaaaagtgtatctcgagccggtttctcaaacttacctaccccacctttaatgtagaGAGTTTGAAAGTGTGATATTTCACCTTGTTCAACATGTGAAAGAATGAGTCTGGCCAATGTCACTTTGAGAATAGATTCTCCATGGCCGGTACACGACACTGCACCACTGAGGTTGTCTGCATATGCTCCAGAGCCTAATTTACAAGAAAGAACACGGGAGAAAAAACCATTTAATCTACTTTTCTTTTGATTTCACACATTGGTGTCCTTAAATACTATAAAAACATTGGGAGTGCAACTGAAattataaatgttattttacAGTGAAAGTGAATGAAGTCATACCAATAATGGGAGAGTCTCCCACTCTGCCAACCATTTTATTTCTGATGCCTCCAGTTGATGTTGCACAAGCCACATTACCATCAGAGTCCACAGCGACCGCCCCAACAGTATCATGGGCCCTGGAATGACAACAAAAGGATGTAAGGGATAACATATTTCACTTCGCATATAACAAGCAATCATCACGTTCTGCAGTATTACCCTTTATTAAACTCTCTTTACACAAGCACATTCTCTGCCTAGTAGGATCCAgggttatatatattatatttacgtTTTATTGGGTAGTGTCCCACCATGCTATTTAACATGAAAAGGTGATGTGAAGAATGAATGAAATTTAAGAATAGCATGGGTTAAATGATGAAGATACTTGCCACTGAGAGTTGAAATCCTCCATAACTCCAGCTACATAGTTTTTTTGTTTGTCCCACTCTTTCCTCTCATTCTCAGTCACCAGTTCATCAGCGGGGACGGTGGCCATGccgatactctctgcaaagagGTTTGCACCTCTGCCCGTCAGTATGACATGGGATgtctgacatgttcaatggcAGCAGACATGTAAGAAAAATGTAATGGATTTGAAAACCGTTTCATTATCCTGCAATACAATAATCCGTAccgaaaaataataataaaaaaaagattcagtccaaatctgtattcaaataaGTGTATTTCTTATAGTTAGGGTTTCCACTTGGATTTTTTCTCGCAGGTCAAATGTCCGGACAGAAttaattttaccggacaaatttgaaacttaccggtcatgtttcaataataagaattgtgtagcagagttctcattcataacactccgttcgatgtctcactatgagatgcgcctcatcgcggagcaaacagaagcattaatctcattacgccaatcctgattggccggtgatcttgacgtcagcgtcagggaatccaccccctataagtagcttgtgctacgtcgcatgcgtcattcaaacacctcttctcgcttcagagcacatctctatggtagccgggctagcttaacagtccacagactgaacccaaatctaaatttcggtcgacgggtgcTCGCCGGCTACCCTTcctgcttcgcaagaagactgctaatactaacacaccagttagtattataatcgacctcgccgtttcttcctcgggaattaaggtaaggttttgatttttcaagctagcaacacacctgtcgctagcttgctttccctcactaccgacaccacggtagcaaggacgttttctctttctcacggaggaggaaaggattaaagaatattaacacaccagttaatattctttgagaaaaaagacctacaccgtccttttttctccggattaaagacaagttggtaacacttttttttctcgacgacgtacctgttacgagcgggttctctccacgccacgcggcgaacaagatggacgcctctctccctcacaccagaggagtcagggactcggaggctcgactctgcggctgcgggttgaaaatatcaggcacagactcacaccaggtctactcgtcctgcctcgggctggaacacgcccaggaagctATTGACAActccggctcgtgcgggcattgtgcccgtttcaccataaagagcctccgccgacggttagcacgccaagctagcttgtcgggacaggaccccctcatgtccgttgatttgccggctggcaatcaagacgcgggggcatccgccgcagagattgagccccgcactgtgtcggtctggggctcatcaacagcggcagctgcagaaccggagtcccgcgccgtgtcaggctgggacccggtggtggcaagagacgcgggaacggagccccacgctttaccaagctggggctcccggctagacctcaccatggtttcacccgcggaggatgtcctggaattagattacatggaggacgaagaggatgcctctgcgttcctcctgtctgattcggatgagcaagaagacgggagcgatggctgctctcccgggcaatagcacaccagcttcgccctgtctgagcatggacctgcaggtcgtgtgtcagcgtgccgcgtccaggctagacatcccgtggcccgaaatggccaaggagacctccaggtcccgttacgaggggaaacattttccccaagcaacgaggacaaagaggcaactccttccggtcttcccggagatgttggatgaggtgtcggtctcgtggagagaccggccctttagcaacaaggccccaatccagggtgcctcctccctagactgtgacggtatggagaggctcggcctgctccgcataccgcctgtggaaccgctggtggcagcccacctcataccgaggatgggcccgtcaccaagcaggaaccccacgctgccagcgaaggcggaccgattccagtcgaccatgactgaacggtcctacagagccgcagcgttgtccgccagggctctgaaagtttcctcgctgctaaccgcataccaagcggagcactgcgaggatctgtcgagcaatcctggaccggccgttctggatgaaatggccgcggtcacagacatttgtctctgtgtccaacgctgcgccatccaggccacgggcaaggcaatggggatcatggtggtacAGGAAAgaactagatggctcaacctcaccaacctcccagaccgggaaaaggaggatgtgcttgacatgcccatcgttcccgaggggattttcggctccgctctcacttccatgcagaggagatgcgagtcgaaaaagaaggaggacgaggccctccacctctgcctccctcgaagggtccagccgctgccttcacaaCGGCAGTCCTTCgtccaagctgcctcgaaccctgctcggttcaaaataccCAAACAGCAGAGGttgcagcccgccccgagtcc
This genomic window contains:
- the LOC117459410 gene encoding LOW QUALITY PROTEIN: isoaspartyl peptidase/L-asparaginase (The sequence of the model RefSeq protein was modified relative to this genomic sequence to represent the inferred CDS: substituted 2 bases at 2 genomic stop codons) — encoded protein: MPPNAKVVGRMSAVVVVHGGAWAIPVDGVKAAARQGSSVLKGGGSALDAVEAAVRAMEDNPAFNAGHGSALNADGXVASVKNIANTVSLERAVMEKTSHVILTGRGANLFAESIGMATVPADELVTENERKEWDKQKNYVAGVMEDFNSQWAHDTVGAVAVDSDGNVACATSTGGIRNKMVGRVGDSPIIGSGAYADNLSGAVSCTGHGESILKVTLARLILSHVEQGKSLADSSQLSLQYMGDRVHGVGGAIVVSPSGQWAATFSTKXMAWAAVDQDVLWYGLDPKEKLNEKLGQ